The Alkalihalobacillus sp. TS-13 genomic interval CGTCCTTACGACTCCTCGGTCGCGCCAGTGTGAATCAGTTACCGTATTTACTCTAAACTCCCTTCTACTCGAATTGTTTCCGTTTCTGAAATAATAGATAATTGGAGATTTAAAAGAGGGGTTGAAAATGTGGATTAAACGTTTTTACAGTGCACACTTTGGCAAGAAGCACATGAGACCCTTTACAACCGGATCATAAAGGAAGCTTAAATCCATTTTTCTATGAAAGGTCATTGCCTTTTGAGGACTAAATAAAAAGGGTGGCGTACTAACGTACGTCACCCATTAAGACTCAAGTTTTTATACTTAGACTTTTTGTACGTTAGAAGCTTGCGGTCCACGGTTGCCTTCGACGATTTCGAAAGAAACGTTTTGACCTTCTTCTAATGTTTTGAACCCGTCACCTTCGATTGCAGAAAAGTGAACAAATACGTCGTTACCTTCTGAAATTTCGATGAAACCAAAACCTTTTTCTGCATTAAACCATTTTACTGTACCAGTATTCATATACTGTACCTCCTGAACATCTTACAAATTCACCAAAAGTTTACCGTTATATTTATCATTCTGACTGTATTAAAAATACCGTACCCGCATGACTGTGTGACAATCAAGTTCGTCTACACAATTGCAGCTACGACTTTAATCTATCCACCATTTATATAACTAACTTTGTCGGCGTTATTAATATCTTAATTCATTTTTTTCATAATGTCAATACAATGCTCGAAGATATGTTCGATTTAGAAACAGATCAATTACTCATTTCAAACCAATAAAATGAATATAGTTAATAAATCAGGATTCGGAGGTGAAGGTATGATCGCCAGGTATCCTTCTGACCGGGGGA includes:
- a CDS encoding cold-shock protein; amino-acid sequence: MNTGTVKWFNAEKGFGFIEISEGNDVFVHFSAIEGDGFKTLEEGQNVSFEIVEGNRGPQASNVQKV